In one window of Duganella dendranthematis DNA:
- a CDS encoding NADP-dependent oxidoreductase produces MSNTTMKAVRQHAFGGPEVLQYEEAPMPELNPGEVLVRVHAVGVNPPDWYLRDGYKMLPPEWQPPVSFPLILGTDISGVIAAVADDVTGFAVGDEVFAMVRFPTGLAGGSRAYAEYVSVPAEEVARKPAGVDHVQAAAAPMSLLTAWQFMIELGHDVQNPLQPNRHEPVPLEGKTVLVNGAAGGVGHFAVQLAKWRGARVIAVASGEHTAMLRDLGADQIIDYTQTAAEDVVRDIDLVIDAVGGPTSGRFLRTLKRGGALFPVFPLGFSGSDEAEKLGVTVSSTQVRSSGAQLAELARMLDAGTIRAVIDSTYPLAEARKAHERAAVGHIRGKIVLTVA; encoded by the coding sequence ATGTCAAACACGACGATGAAAGCAGTTCGACAACATGCCTTCGGCGGTCCCGAGGTGTTGCAGTATGAAGAAGCGCCGATGCCCGAACTCAATCCGGGCGAAGTGCTGGTGCGGGTGCATGCGGTCGGCGTGAACCCGCCGGACTGGTATCTGCGCGATGGCTACAAGATGCTGCCGCCGGAATGGCAGCCGCCGGTGTCGTTTCCTTTGATACTGGGTACGGACATATCGGGCGTCATTGCTGCGGTGGCGGATGATGTAACCGGCTTCGCCGTCGGCGACGAAGTGTTTGCCATGGTGCGCTTCCCCACCGGTCTGGCGGGCGGCAGCCGCGCCTATGCCGAATACGTCAGCGTGCCGGCAGAAGAAGTGGCGCGCAAGCCGGCCGGCGTCGACCATGTGCAGGCCGCCGCCGCGCCGATGTCGCTGCTGACCGCTTGGCAATTCATGATTGAGCTTGGCCACGATGTGCAGAATCCTTTGCAGCCGAATCGCCATGAGCCGGTTCCGCTTGAAGGCAAGACCGTCCTCGTCAACGGCGCGGCCGGTGGCGTCGGCCACTTCGCGGTGCAACTGGCGAAGTGGCGCGGCGCCCGTGTGATTGCGGTGGCCTCGGGCGAACACACGGCAATGCTGCGGGATCTCGGCGCGGACCAGATCATCGACTACACCCAGACTGCCGCCGAGGATGTCGTGCGCGATATCGACCTGGTCATCGACGCGGTGGGTGGTCCTACTTCGGGCCGCTTCCTACGTACGCTGAAGCGTGGCGGCGCGTTGTTCCCTGTATTCCCGCTGGGCTTCTCCGGTAGCGACGAGGCTGAGAAGCTGGGCGTGACGGTGTCGTCGACGCAAGTGCGCTCCAGCGGTGCGCAACTCGCAGAACTCGCGCGGATGCTGGATGCCGGAACGATTCGTGCCGTCATCGACAGCACCTATCCGCTGGCCGAAGCACGCAAGGCCCACGAGCGTGCGGCCGTCGGCCACATTCGCGGCAAGATCGTCCTCACGGTGGCGTGA
- a CDS encoding TetR/AcrR family transcriptional regulator produces MRSDAQKNYDHLFEVGREVVAEQGADASMREVARRAGVGIGTLYRHFPSREALLDALLRKSFDQLTAKAGELEKVASTGNALVLWLREMVTLTHSHRGVISAMTVAIAEPDSALHASCVSMRASGSHLLARAQAQGEARLDIDGEDLFALVSALAWLNDQPLFASRVDRLFQLIASAILVQPAD; encoded by the coding sequence ATGCGTTCTGACGCCCAAAAAAATTACGATCATCTGTTTGAAGTGGGGCGCGAGGTCGTCGCCGAGCAAGGGGCGGACGCCTCCATGCGTGAAGTCGCGCGCAGGGCAGGGGTCGGCATTGGCACGCTCTACCGTCATTTCCCGTCGCGGGAAGCCTTGCTGGACGCATTGCTGCGCAAGAGTTTTGATCAACTGACGGCGAAGGCCGGCGAGCTTGAAAAGGTAGCGTCCACCGGCAATGCGCTGGTGTTGTGGCTGCGCGAAATGGTCACCCTCACGCACAGCCATCGCGGCGTTATCTCAGCGATGACGGTCGCCATCGCTGAGCCGGACTCGGCGCTTCACGCCTCATGCGTGTCGATGCGTGCGTCGGGTTCGCATCTGCTGGCGCGTGCGCAGGCCCAGGGCGAGGCGCGGCTGGATATCGATGGGGAAGATTTGTTCGCGCTGGTCAGCGCATTGGCGTGGCTGAACGATCAGCCGCTGTTCGCGTCGCGCGTGGACCGGCTGTTCCAGCTGATCGCCAGCGCCATCCTGGTGCAGCCAGCTGACTGA
- a CDS encoding acyltransferase family protein, with protein MNVVTDPMPGPVKPAPSQFGLINLLKAGAAQLIVLHHLAFYGPMSDHVRLIFPALIDWLGGSARIAVQVFLVIGGFLAAKSLAPSGHAGYGQPLRAIWRRYTKLAPAFFAATLIAAVASSWAAEWMTHDSISAPATLSQLAAHALLLHGVLGYASVSAGAWYVAIDFQLYALLVLALWVGGIVEGRRPVTWLMPMAAAAGVTLSLLYFNLDADWDNWAPYFFGSYGLGIMAWWASDPRRKPGVAVMLMMMALLPAVAGLALEFRSRIALAAVVACALFLFGRVKSTDQGRAWSVVHGMGKISYSVFLIHFPVCLLVNAAFTRFAPAEPAWQLLGMLVAWAASLMAGAAFHRWVETPLSRMINALGEQLAVRDVHMPRPLPVRTNGVSLR; from the coding sequence ATGAATGTAGTTACAGACCCGATGCCTGGCCCGGTGAAGCCGGCCCCGTCGCAGTTTGGCTTGATTAATCTGTTGAAAGCCGGGGCGGCGCAATTGATCGTGCTGCACCATCTGGCGTTTTATGGCCCGATGTCCGATCACGTCCGTCTCATTTTCCCGGCCCTGATCGACTGGCTCGGCGGCAGCGCCCGCATTGCCGTCCAGGTATTCCTGGTCATCGGCGGCTTTCTTGCGGCCAAATCGCTAGCGCCGTCCGGCCACGCCGGCTATGGTCAGCCGCTGCGCGCCATCTGGCGCCGCTACACCAAACTGGCGCCGGCATTTTTCGCTGCGACGCTGATCGCCGCCGTGGCCTCGTCGTGGGCGGCGGAATGGATGACCCACGATTCGATTTCCGCCCCCGCCACGCTGAGCCAGCTGGCCGCGCATGCGCTGCTGCTGCACGGTGTGCTGGGCTACGCGTCGGTGTCGGCCGGGGCCTGGTATGTGGCCATCGACTTCCAGTTGTACGCCTTGCTGGTGCTGGCGCTGTGGGTCGGCGGCATCGTCGAGGGCCGGCGGCCGGTGACCTGGCTGATGCCGATGGCCGCCGCAGCGGGCGTCACGCTATCGCTGCTGTACTTTAATCTGGATGCCGATTGGGACAACTGGGCGCCGTACTTCTTCGGCAGCTACGGTCTCGGCATCATGGCGTGGTGGGCCAGCGATCCGCGCCGCAAGCCGGGCGTGGCGGTAATGTTGATGATGATGGCGCTGTTGCCGGCCGTGGCCGGTCTGGCGCTGGAGTTCCGCAGCCGCATCGCGCTGGCGGCCGTGGTGGCGTGCGCGCTGTTCCTGTTTGGCCGCGTCAAGAGCACCGACCAGGGTCGCGCATGGAGCGTGGTCCACGGCATGGGCAAGATCTCGTACTCGGTCTTCCTGATTCACTTCCCGGTGTGTCTGCTGGTGAACGCCGCCTTCACCCGCTTCGCGCCGGCTGAACCGGCATGGCAGCTGCTGGGCATGCTGGTGGCGTGGGCTGCCAGTCTGATGGCCGGCGCGGCTTTCCATCGCTGGGTGGAAACGCCGCTGAGCCGCATGATCAATGCGTTGGGTGAGCAACTGGCGGTGCGTGATGTGCATATGCCACGGCCGTTGCCTGTGCGCACTAACGGCGTGTCGTTGCGCTAA
- a CDS encoding TonB-dependent receptor: MAIPHATLRQTVLAALIADLLFSLSAQAQTTDQTADTGPTVVVSGIRASLSSSLNTKRMQDGVVDAVSAEDAGKFPDTNIAESLQRVTGVQIQRNGGEGRYISVRGLGPEFNNVLVNGRTLTSDTGGREFSFDLLSSDLISKALVYKTSQPFLPEGGIGSTVDIQTARPLSGKVGHTSVVNVSESYDSNSERKTPNISGMYSFANAERNFGVTTSLSYTDRASKQNKAITDAWNYRDVSLINGDLNSKGLTMADVTTKKLYLPQSFGYQQENESRKRLVGNLTVQYNPSPTWKMTADALYSRLDQRNDVIAFSDWINPQLLGAQVNQNNQVTSFLRPGATFYANNPALSGPGSLLGEANSNDMIVKGGDRLSITRAFGLNSKWALAPEWKLEGDVSTSRTTSYSPDMWVVAGMVPKNGDVLSFGGTPSVVFGDGIDDPTAVRAHAVSNGDIRNHDKLSEGRLGLNWSHEIGYFKGIDTGLGYSQRSVDRTEWKNDAWNTFSGYHLPLPSSLFTVTPMDNFMGNGAQVPSAYLSFDPYAYMNYLNQRSILAQSNDPALYLDTTKYPNGPMAIDYTLPSMWGVKEKVSNFFVDSKWEGAGWSANAGVRVVHVQSSSTGISRVLLSATKSPNDTTFISNWGPMTTTTVDNSYNSVLPSANLKFDLTPEMLLRLAASKTETRPTLNQMGVDNYYGGRFGDVQTGGGNPYLKPMKSNNYDVSWEWYLSKTNYVSAAVFQKYVSDFLETRLVDMKIPQFDEIVHDTRVRNGQKGRIKGVEIAGQYAFDTAIPWLRGFGVTANYTYVDASASREVDSSTPACGYPGLSPQSYNGSLFYENSKFQARVSYNWRNHFSVDCGGGSTQPRTRAAYGQTDASLRYNLTPTLSLYADAINLNNARTHEYALNESQFLTLEDVGRRVSIGLRAAF; this comes from the coding sequence ATGGCTATACCTCACGCAACTCTGCGTCAAACCGTGCTGGCCGCGCTCATTGCCGACCTGCTGTTTTCCCTCAGCGCCCAGGCGCAAACCACCGACCAAACTGCCGACACCGGTCCGACAGTGGTGGTCAGCGGCATCCGTGCTTCGCTTAGCTCCTCGCTCAACACCAAGCGCATGCAGGATGGCGTGGTCGACGCCGTGTCCGCCGAGGACGCCGGCAAATTCCCCGATACCAATATCGCCGAATCGCTGCAGCGCGTCACCGGCGTGCAGATCCAACGCAACGGCGGGGAAGGGCGTTACATCTCCGTGCGCGGGCTGGGGCCGGAATTCAACAACGTGCTGGTCAACGGCCGCACGCTGACCAGCGATACCGGCGGCCGCGAGTTCTCGTTCGACCTGCTGTCGTCCGACCTGATTTCGAAGGCGCTGGTGTACAAGACCTCGCAACCGTTCCTGCCCGAGGGCGGCATCGGCTCCACGGTGGATATCCAGACTGCGCGGCCCTTGTCCGGCAAGGTCGGGCACACGTCGGTGGTCAACGTGTCGGAATCGTATGACTCCAACTCGGAGAGGAAAACGCCCAACATCAGCGGCATGTACTCGTTCGCCAACGCCGAGCGCAACTTCGGCGTGACGACCTCGCTGTCGTACACCGACCGCGCCTCCAAGCAGAACAAGGCGATTACCGATGCGTGGAATTACCGAGACGTCTCGCTGATCAACGGCGACCTCAATTCCAAGGGCCTGACCATGGCCGACGTCACCACCAAAAAACTCTACCTGCCGCAGAGCTTCGGCTACCAGCAGGAAAACGAAAGCCGCAAGCGCCTGGTCGGCAATCTGACCGTGCAATACAACCCGTCGCCGACGTGGAAGATGACTGCCGACGCGCTGTACTCGCGGCTGGACCAGCGCAACGACGTGATCGCCTTCAGCGACTGGATCAACCCGCAACTGCTGGGGGCGCAGGTGAATCAGAATAACCAGGTCACCAGCTTCCTGCGTCCGGGCGCGACGTTTTACGCCAACAATCCGGCGCTGTCCGGTCCCGGAAGCCTGCTGGGCGAGGCCAACTCCAACGACATGATCGTTAAAGGCGGCGACCGGCTGTCGATCACGCGCGCGTTCGGCCTGAATTCCAAGTGGGCGCTGGCGCCGGAGTGGAAGCTGGAGGGCGATGTGTCGACCTCGCGCACCACCTCGTACTCGCCGGATATGTGGGTGGTGGCCGGCATGGTGCCGAAGAATGGCGACGTACTGAGCTTTGGCGGCACGCCGTCGGTGGTGTTCGGCGACGGCATTGACGATCCGACCGCAGTGCGTGCGCACGCCGTCTCGAATGGCGACATCCGCAACCACGACAAATTGTCGGAAGGTCGGCTGGGCCTGAACTGGAGCCATGAGATTGGCTACTTCAAGGGCATCGATACCGGCCTTGGCTATTCCCAGCGCAGCGTCGACCGTACCGAGTGGAAGAACGATGCGTGGAATACCTTCAGCGGTTACCATCTGCCGCTGCCGTCGTCGCTGTTCACGGTGACGCCGATGGATAACTTCATGGGCAACGGCGCGCAGGTGCCGAGCGCCTACCTGAGCTTCGATCCGTATGCGTACATGAACTACCTGAACCAGCGCTCGATCCTGGCGCAGTCCAACGACCCGGCGCTGTACCTGGACACCACCAAGTACCCCAATGGCCCGATGGCGATCGACTATACCTTGCCGTCGATGTGGGGCGTGAAGGAGAAAGTCTCCAACTTCTTCGTCGACAGCAAGTGGGAAGGCGCGGGCTGGTCGGCCAATGCCGGCGTGCGCGTGGTGCATGTGCAGTCGAGCTCGACCGGTATCAGCCGTGTGCTGCTGTCGGCCACCAAGAGCCCGAACGACACCACCTTCATTTCCAACTGGGGACCGATGACCACCACCACAGTCGACAACAGCTACAACAGCGTGCTGCCGTCGGCCAACCTGAAGTTCGACCTGACCCCGGAGATGTTGCTGCGCCTGGCCGCCTCCAAGACCGAGACGCGGCCGACGCTGAACCAGATGGGCGTGGACAACTACTACGGCGGCCGCTTCGGCGATGTGCAGACCGGCGGCGGCAATCCTTACCTGAAGCCGATGAAGTCCAATAACTACGATGTGTCGTGGGAATGGTATCTGTCGAAAACCAACTACGTCAGCGCGGCGGTGTTCCAGAAATACGTGTCGGACTTTCTGGAAACGCGGCTGGTGGACATGAAGATTCCGCAGTTTGACGAAATCGTCCACGACACCCGCGTGCGCAACGGCCAGAAGGGCAGGATCAAGGGCGTGGAGATCGCCGGCCAGTATGCGTTCGACACCGCGATTCCGTGGTTGCGCGGCTTCGGCGTGACGGCCAACTATACGTATGTGGACGCCAGCGCCAGCCGCGAGGTGGACAGCAGTACGCCGGCGTGCGGTTATCCAGGCTTGTCGCCGCAGTCGTACAACGGTTCGCTGTTCTACGAGAACAGCAAGTTCCAGGCGCGCGTGAGTTACAACTGGCGCAACCACTTCTCGGTCGATTGCGGTGGCGGCAGCACCCAGCCACGCACCCGCGCCGCCTATGGCCAGACCGACGCCAGCCTGCGCTACAACCTGACGCCGACCTTGTCGCTGTACGCCGACGCCATCAACCTCAACAACGCGCGCACGCATGAATATGCGCTCAACGAGAGTCAGTTCCTGACGCTGGAAGATGTCGGCCGCCGCGTCAGCATCGGCCTGCGGGCGGCGTTCTAA
- a CDS encoding hybrid sensor histidine kinase/response regulator — protein MLPEGNALKADALQLAIHNSATFSSIATDAQGVIQIFNVGAERMLGYSAAEVVNKITPAGISDAQEIVARAAALSLEAGMTIQPGFEALVFKASRGIEDIYELTYIRKDGSRFPAIVSVSPLRDAHEKIIGYLLMGTDNTARKQVEAEQSKLDQRLREQQLALQETNVALEAARAAAEKANHAKSDFLSSMSHELRTPLNAVLGFAQLLASEKPPPTVSQQRSLDQILKGGWYLLQLINEILDLAMIESGKVTMSQESMGLTEVFKDCQAMIGPLADKRGIHLVFPKLSRRFFVHADRTRVKQVMINLLSNAVKYNRRGGMVAVACEEGSPGMVRISVTDNGAGLAPDQVDKLFQPFNRLGQEDGAEEGTGIGLVVTRQLTELMGGSIGVHSDLGVGTTFWVELVASDEPVLEPAHLDELLPSDTADAASLATLLYIEDNPANLALVEQLVLRRSDLKLLTAIDGQTGIQLAQTYQPDLILMDINLPGISGYGCLKILQDDPEMAHIPVLALSANAMPRDIEKGLEAGFFRYLTKPINVVEFMNALDQALEFAAEHTGMPS, from the coding sequence ATGCTCCCAGAAGGTAATGCGCTCAAGGCCGATGCCTTGCAACTGGCGATTCATAACAGCGCAACGTTCTCCAGCATCGCCACCGATGCGCAGGGCGTGATCCAGATCTTCAACGTCGGCGCCGAACGCATGCTGGGCTATAGCGCGGCGGAAGTCGTGAACAAGATCACACCGGCCGGCATCTCGGACGCCCAGGAAATCGTCGCGCGCGCGGCCGCGCTCAGCCTGGAAGCGGGCATGACGATTCAGCCCGGCTTCGAGGCGCTGGTGTTCAAGGCCTCGCGCGGGATCGAGGATATCTATGAGCTGACGTATATCCGTAAAGATGGCAGCCGCTTCCCCGCCATCGTCTCCGTCAGCCCGTTGCGCGACGCGCATGAAAAAATCATCGGCTATCTGCTGATGGGCACGGACAACACGGCGCGCAAGCAGGTGGAAGCCGAGCAATCCAAGCTGGACCAGCGCCTGCGCGAACAGCAGCTGGCGCTACAGGAAACCAATGTGGCGCTGGAGGCGGCGCGCGCGGCAGCCGAGAAAGCCAATCACGCCAAGTCCGATTTCCTGTCGAGCATGAGCCATGAGTTGCGCACGCCGCTCAACGCGGTGCTGGGTTTTGCGCAGTTGCTGGCCTCCGAGAAGCCGCCACCGACTGTGTCGCAACAGCGGTCGCTGGACCAGATTCTCAAGGGCGGCTGGTATCTGCTGCAACTGATTAACGAGATTCTCGATCTGGCCATGATCGAATCCGGCAAGGTCACCATGTCGCAGGAATCCATGGGCCTGACGGAAGTGTTCAAGGATTGCCAGGCGATGATCGGTCCGCTGGCCGACAAGCGCGGCATTCACCTGGTGTTCCCGAAATTAAGCCGGCGCTTTTTCGTGCATGCGGACCGCACGCGCGTAAAACAGGTGATGATTAATCTGCTGTCCAACGCCGTCAAGTACAACCGCCGCGGCGGCATGGTGGCAGTGGCGTGCGAAGAAGGCAGCCCCGGCATGGTGCGCATCAGCGTGACCGACAACGGCGCCGGCCTGGCACCCGATCAGGTCGATAAATTATTCCAGCCGTTCAACCGGCTGGGGCAGGAAGACGGCGCCGAGGAAGGCACCGGCATCGGCCTGGTGGTGACCCGGCAATTGACCGAACTGATGGGCGGCTCGATCGGCGTCCACAGTGATCTGGGCGTGGGCACGACATTCTGGGTGGAGCTGGTTGCCAGCGACGAGCCGGTGCTGGAACCGGCGCACCTGGACGAATTGCTGCCGTCGGATACGGCGGACGCCGCGTCGTTGGCGACCTTGCTATACATCGAAGACAACCCGGCCAATCTGGCGCTGGTTGAGCAACTGGTGCTGCGCCGCAGCGACCTCAAACTGCTGACCGCGATCGATGGCCAGACCGGCATCCAGTTGGCGCAAACCTACCAGCCGGATCTGATTTTAATGGACATCAATCTGCCGGGTATCAGCGGCTACGGTTGTCTGAAAATCCTGCAGGACGATCCTGAGATGGCGCATATTCCGGTGCTGGCCTTGTCGGCCAACGCCATGCCGCGCGACATCGAAAAAGGGCTGGAGGCTGGCTTCTTCCGCTATCTGACCAAGCCGATCAATGTCGTCGAGTTCATGAACGCGCTGGACCAGGCCCTTGAATTTGCAGCAGAACACACTGGAATGCCATCATGA
- a CDS encoding PEP-CTERM sorting domain-containing protein produces MHTILKAVLISSLFAATVAHAANPGPGASSANDVTLTHHSADQFALVQGSQINPVNSTAGFASQFFGTTGVAASDWVLAGTVETSNNMVFSDKVLGDQLTFSLAQAQSGTNGTWSITNSRNVNTVFDLVLSFHAGNNVGSFLFDHLTVGAGQTVTGDWLIQWLNNAGNANSVPTFSNVAFYTAPVPEPSTYAMMLGGLALMGYVARRRKA; encoded by the coding sequence ATGCACACCATTCTCAAAGCCGTACTGATCAGCTCATTGTTTGCCGCCACTGTTGCCCATGCCGCCAATCCTGGCCCGGGCGCTTCCAGCGCGAACGACGTCACGTTGACGCATCACAGCGCGGACCAATTCGCTTTGGTTCAAGGCTCGCAGATCAATCCCGTCAATTCGACGGCCGGCTTTGCCAGCCAGTTCTTCGGCACTACCGGTGTCGCGGCGAGCGACTGGGTGCTGGCTGGCACGGTTGAGACCAGCAACAACATGGTGTTCAGCGACAAGGTGCTGGGCGACCAATTGACGTTCTCCCTGGCGCAAGCGCAGAGCGGCACGAACGGCACTTGGTCGATCACCAACAGCCGCAACGTCAACACCGTGTTCGACCTGGTGCTGTCGTTCCACGCCGGGAATAATGTCGGCAGCTTCCTGTTCGACCATCTGACGGTCGGCGCGGGGCAAACGGTGACCGGCGACTGGCTGATTCAATGGCTCAACAACGCTGGCAATGCCAACAGCGTGCCGACGTTCTCGAACGTGGCCTTCTATACCGCACCGGTGCCGGAACCATCCACCTACGCCATGATGCTTGGCGGACTCGCGCTGATGGGCTACGTAGCCCGGCGCCGCAAAGCCTGA
- a CDS encoding response regulator, with product MIESPDILRASVLIVDDQEANVMLLEQMLSNAGYTNVSSTMDPFAVCELHRTHRYDLILLDLQMPGMDGFAVLEALKEVEPDGYVPVLVVTAQPGHKLRALQAGARDFVSKPFELIEVETRIHNMLEVRLLHRHLEKMVEERTAQLRASEARFQRFAELSTDWYWEQDAEGELTNWSGPVADMVGIGGTETDGWDVEERALLQSNIAERKPFLDFVYSRATAAGAVQYLQVSGEPMFDEASRFIGYRGVGRDVTAMAAMFARTA from the coding sequence ATGATTGAATCACCCGACATACTCCGTGCCAGCGTCCTGATCGTTGACGACCAGGAGGCCAATGTCATGCTGCTGGAACAAATGCTGAGCAACGCCGGCTACACCAACGTCAGCAGCACCATGGACCCGTTTGCCGTTTGCGAACTGCATCGCACTCATCGGTACGATCTGATATTGCTGGATCTGCAGATGCCGGGCATGGATGGCTTTGCAGTACTGGAAGCGCTCAAGGAAGTCGAGCCGGACGGCTATGTGCCGGTGCTGGTGGTCACTGCCCAGCCCGGCCATAAGCTGCGCGCGCTACAAGCCGGCGCGCGCGACTTTGTCAGCAAGCCGTTCGAGCTGATCGAAGTAGAGACGCGCATCCACAATATGCTGGAAGTACGCCTGCTGCATCGCCATCTGGAAAAGATGGTCGAGGAGCGTACCGCGCAGTTGCGCGCCAGTGAGGCACGCTTTCAACGCTTCGCGGAATTGTCGACGGACTGGTACTGGGAGCAAGATGCCGAGGGCGAGCTCACCAACTGGTCCGGCCCGGTGGCTGACATGGTGGGCATCGGCGGCACCGAGACCGACGGTTGGGATGTCGAGGAACGCGCGCTGTTGCAGTCGAATATCGCGGAGCGCAAGCCTTTCCTGGACTTTGTGTACAGCCGGGCCACGGCAGCGGGCGCAGTGCAGTATCTGCAAGTCAGCGGCGAGCCGATGTTTGACGAAGCCAGCCGCTTCATCGGCTATCGCGGCGTGGGGCGTGACGTCACGGCCATGGCGGCGATGTTCGCGCGTACGGCATAA
- a CDS encoding quinone oxidoreductase family protein, with the protein MKAIVYNRLGGSEVLEYVERPAPSAGRGEVLVRVNVAGVNFMDVGVRQGMAWNEMPFPRGMGVEGAGRVVAVGEGVTGFEPGQRVAWVYAPGSYAEMAAIPADALVHVPEVIDDRTAAAIMMQGLTASHFATDFYPVQPGDVALVHAAAGGVGLLLTQIIKQRGGKVIGRVSSADKVVAAKEAGADHVIVDAEGAFAAEVLRLTGGEGVHVVYDGSGPATFQGSLDALRRSGTFCWYGPVLGGPKDLNIMSLPKSIKLGYGVYRDHIATSELLRERAARLFSWVADGTLKVRIGGEYKLSDAAHAHDAIAGRASVGKLLLIPDDAR; encoded by the coding sequence GTGAAAGCGATTGTGTATAACCGTTTAGGCGGCTCCGAGGTGCTGGAGTATGTCGAGCGGCCGGCGCCGTCAGCCGGCCGTGGGGAAGTGCTGGTGCGCGTTAATGTGGCGGGCGTGAATTTCATGGATGTTGGCGTTCGTCAGGGCATGGCGTGGAACGAGATGCCGTTCCCGCGTGGTATGGGCGTAGAGGGCGCGGGGCGGGTGGTGGCGGTGGGCGAGGGTGTGACCGGCTTTGAGCCAGGCCAGCGTGTCGCGTGGGTCTACGCGCCAGGCAGTTACGCGGAGATGGCGGCGATCCCGGCTGATGCGCTGGTGCATGTCCCCGAGGTCATTGACGATCGCACGGCGGCTGCCATCATGATGCAGGGGCTGACCGCCAGCCACTTCGCCACGGATTTCTATCCCGTCCAGCCTGGCGATGTCGCGCTGGTCCACGCGGCGGCGGGTGGCGTTGGATTGTTGCTGACGCAGATCATCAAGCAGCGTGGCGGCAAGGTCATCGGACGCGTGTCGTCGGCCGACAAGGTGGTGGCGGCAAAAGAGGCTGGCGCCGATCACGTGATTGTGGATGCCGAGGGTGCGTTTGCTGCGGAAGTCCTGCGCCTCACCGGTGGGGAAGGCGTGCATGTGGTGTATGACGGCTCGGGTCCGGCAACCTTCCAGGGCTCGCTGGACGCATTGCGTCGCAGCGGCACCTTCTGCTGGTACGGCCCGGTGCTGGGCGGTCCAAAGGATCTGAATATCATGAGTCTACCCAAGAGCATCAAACTCGGCTACGGCGTCTACCGCGACCACATCGCCACATCGGAACTGCTGCGCGAACGTGCCGCACGTTTGTTCAGCTGGGTGGCGGACGGAACACTCAAAGTGCGCATCGGCGGCGAATACAAGCTCTCCGATGCGGCGCATGCGCACGACGCTATCGCTGGTCGCGCCAGCGTTGGCAAGCTATTGCTGATCCCGGACGACGCAAGGTGA
- a CDS encoding alpha/beta hydrolase, whose protein sequence is MLKKTAPEYQIDNIEFKHPDGAISRGIFVHKPDAQFTVLYFMGSGVRIDVNGAFIAKPFVEMNANFISYDYHDFGRSDAPESAFGLPELNAETLALYDHVRATTSGKLVVHGHSFGSFVAATLAKQRHLDALVLEGTGTSAQAYADNMVPWYGKPFVRIKLDQELLSIDNRAALRTYQDPVFIINGVNDVQTPLATSRELFDSLNNQHKRFEAVQEAGHMNAMTKPETRRAYQSFIGGVYN, encoded by the coding sequence ATGTTGAAGAAGACGGCGCCGGAGTACCAGATTGACAACATCGAATTCAAGCACCCGGACGGCGCCATCAGCCGGGGCATCTTCGTGCATAAGCCGGACGCGCAATTCACGGTGCTGTACTTCATGGGCTCCGGCGTTCGGATTGATGTGAATGGCGCATTCATCGCCAAGCCGTTTGTCGAGATGAACGCCAATTTCATCAGCTACGACTATCACGATTTTGGCCGCAGCGATGCGCCCGAATCTGCATTTGGCCTACCAGAACTGAACGCGGAAACCCTTGCCCTGTATGACCATGTGCGGGCAACGACAAGCGGAAAACTCGTCGTCCACGGCCATTCGTTTGGCAGTTTTGTCGCCGCCACACTAGCGAAACAGCGGCATCTGGACGCGCTCGTGCTGGAAGGCACCGGCACCAGCGCGCAAGCGTATGCGGACAATATGGTGCCCTGGTACGGCAAGCCCTTCGTGCGCATCAAGCTGGACCAGGAACTGCTGTCGATCGACAACCGCGCCGCACTGCGGACGTATCAGGACCCGGTGTTCATCATCAACGGCGTCAACGACGTCCAGACACCGCTTGCCACCTCCCGCGAACTATTCGACAGTTTGAATAATCAGCACAAACGGTTTGAAGCAGTTCAAGAAGCAGGCCATATGAACGCCATGACGAAACCGGAAACCCGGCGTGCCTATCAATCGTTTATCGGCGGCGTTTATAACTAA